CGCCCTTGACGATCGTTACGTCGGCGCTCACAACCGTGAATCCCTCCGGTAGATAGCGCGGGCTTGCCGGTGTAAATCCCGCATCTTTGACCACGCGTTCGATATCGGTTGCGTTTGATGTCGGCGTTTGGTTTTCGACGACGTGATAGCCGGCCGGGATCGGCGTCGAGAAAAGCGTATTCGGCATGGCTTGCGTGTAGCGAACGTTCTCGAATTGCGTGCGCGATCCGATCGTCCCGTCGGCGCGATACGTTTCCTTTTGCAGGATCAAGTGCGTTTGAGCATCGATCCAGACGCGCATCACGCGCACCCCGGTGAAGCGGTTGACGAGCGCGCACGGAATCGTCGGCCGGCCCGCGACGATCTCCGGCGCGGCGATTATCGGACGGTAGTTCGCCAAGAGCAGTGCGAGGTTTCCGTTCGTGATCGTCTGCGGATCGAACGTCGGTCCATGCGAAATGACGACGCGCTGATGTTGCGCGTCGTACGAAAATGTTTCGGCGCCGTGAATGACGACGCTGTCGCCGTACATCTCTTGGGGCGCGAGGTAGAGCTTGTGAGTTTGATTAGGCGCGAGGTGTTCTTCGCGCGCGATCGTCGCGACGGTGCCGGACGGCCCGAAATGGATCGTCTGCACTTGCGCCATGTAAGAGATTGACTGGCGCGCGTGCATTGCGTCGCTGAGCAGCTCCGTGGCTCGCGCGTCGTCTTGATTCGGATTTGCCGAAGTAGCGGCTGTCGCGCTCGGCGCCGGTGTTGCGGCGCCCGCGGAACAAACTCCGGCGATGACCGCAGCTAGGCCGCTAAGATACGCAAACGTTAGCGCTTTAGCGCGACGCATCAACGGCTTGCATCACCGGTACGCCGTCATTCGTCGAGTTCAGCGACGACAAAATGACTGCGCTCCGGTCACCAAGCGGATTCTCCTGTGCCCGAACGTCATGCTCTTGCAGATAATAGCTGACGGGGAGCCCAGCGCTCTGCGACGCCGGCGGCGACAAGACGGGCGTGAGGAAGAAGGCGCCGGCGGCGATGGCAGCGGCGAACGGAACGATCACGATCGGACGCAAGAACTTATGCAATGCATGCCAGCGATTTGGGCGCAGGTCCGCGATGCGTGCCATGATCGCGCTTTGCATGCCCAGCGGAAGATCGAGCTCTTCGGCCCGCGCGACTGCGCGCAGCCGGTCGGTTATGGTTGCCTCGACGTTGAGTTCGTGCTTGCATTCTTCACACGTCTCGAGATGTGCTAGTACGCGAGCGTCGTCCGCGGGGCCGAGCTCGTGGTGGAGGTAGTCGATGAGTAGGTCGCTCGTGAGATGCTGCATTATCGTGATTGAGAACGCTCGTTTTCTTGTTGAACCAAACGCCGAAGCAGTGCGCGAGCACGATGAAGCCGAGACCGGACCGTTCCGATCGAACACCCCATTATGTCCGCGATTTCCTGGTAGCTGTATTCCTCGATGTCGGCTAGTATGATCACTTGTCGTTGGTCTTGCGAAAGCTTCCGCAGAGACCGTGAAAGCGGTTCGGAGAGTTGCCTGTCGACGTATTCCTCGATTGGGTCGACGGCGAGCGGGCGCTGGCCACCGAATTCCTGGGGAGCGTTGTCTTCAGGTATCTCCTCTTGGAAACGTCCCTTTCGCCGTCTTAGTTCGTCGCGATAGAGGTTTGTGACGATTCTATAGATCCAGGAGAGGAACGAGGTGCCTGGTTGGAACGACCGCCAAGCCCGGTAGACGCGGATAAAGGCCTCTTGCGCGAGATCACGCGCGTCGGTTTCGTTTCCGACGAGGCGGAACGCGAAGTTATAGGTCGCCTTCCCATACTGCTCAATCGCCCGCTCGACGAACGCCGTCTGTTCCGCCGACGGGGGCTCGGGCCTCTTTCGGGGCTGTCCCACGGTCAGGCTGATTCTGGGGCCCGAGAAGTGGCCCCCTCGCCCCGACAGGGGCAGCCGTCATGCGGGTACGAATGGCAAGACCCCCCAGCCGCCGTTCGAGTACGCTCAGGACGGCTTCTCCGTCCTTAGAAGCAGATAATGATTTCGACGAAGGTTCCGCTCGAAAATAGTGATACGGTCGACTCGATCGTTTCGCTTTTGGTGCGCTTTCCAGAGATCTCGTCGCTGTGGTCGCATCCGACCGACGGGACGTTGCGGCTTACGTACGTCGTCGCACGACGGCTGACCAGGCTCGAGCAGCGGGAGCTTGCTGCGGTGCTCGACGATCACGTCCGTGCGTTCGTTGCGCTCGAGGGGCGGGATGTGAGCACGATTAGCGTGCGGTGCGAGACGGACCACGCGGTGACGTTCGTTCACTGCACGCGTGATTCGGCGTCCTTCACACGCGAAGAGCTGTTGCTGCAGATAGGCGTGCTCAGTGCGCGCTATGGCGACGCTCTCGTGAAGAATCCGGTCGAAGAACAAGACGAAGAAAACGCGGAGCTCGAGGACTTGCAAGTCGAGCACGCGATCGATGCGATGCGCGATCCGGATCAAAAGCGTTCGCTCGTCGGATATCGCGACGAACGGCGCGTCATGGTGTATTTCGTAAAAAATCGCAAAGCGAAGGCTCCGGCGCGCCGATAAGCAACGCGCTCAACGTTCTCGTTATAGGCGATGTCGTCGGCTCACCCGGCCGCGAGACGCTGAAGCGTTGCCTGCCGTCGACTCGCGAGCAGCATCAAATTCATTGCTGCATTGCCAACGGTGAAAATGCTGCGGGTGGATTCGGCTTGACCGTTCCGACGGCCCAAGAGATGTTCAGCGTCGGCGTCGACGTGATTACGAGCGGCAACCACATTTGGGACAAGCGCGAGTTTCGTTCGCACCTCGAGGACTCCGATCGCATCATCCGCCCGGCTAATTATCCGCCCGGCACGCCCGGCCGCGGCTCGACGACGATCGACGTCGACGGCGTCCGCGTTGGCGTGCTCAATCTGATGGGCCGCGTATTCATGCCCACGGTCGACGATCCGTTTCGCGTCGGGCGTGAGCTCGTCGACGAGCTGCGCGAAGCGACGCCGATCATCATCGTTGACATGCACGCCGAAGCGACGTCCGAAAAAATGGCGATCGCTCGGTTCTTCGATGGTCAAGTTAGCTTCGTCTACGGGACGCACACACACGTGCAGACCGCAGACGATCAAGTTTTTTCCGGTGGGACGGCCTATCTGAGCGACGTCGGGATGACCGGACCGACTGAAGGCGTGATCGGAATGGAAGCGGCC
Above is a genomic segment from Candidatus Baltobacteraceae bacterium containing:
- a CDS encoding DUF4367 domain-containing protein — its product is MRRAKALTFAYLSGLAAVIAGVCSAGAATPAPSATAATSANPNQDDARATELLSDAMHARQSISYMAQVQTIHFGPSGTVATIAREEHLAPNQTHKLYLAPQEMYGDSVVIHGAETFSYDAQHQRVVISHGPTFDPQTITNGNLALLLANYRPIIAAPEIVAGRPTIPCALVNRFTGVRVMRVWIDAQTHLILQKETYRADGTIGSRTQFENVRYTQAMPNTLFSTPIPAGYHVVENQTPTSNATDIERVVKDAGFTPASPRYLPEGFTVVSADVTIVKGVKTLQLMYSDGVRSLSLFENATNVTADFGHTKPVPIKIENRDALYMNDGSTTLLSWKNAGLTFALVGDLDIKELKAIAASVS
- a CDS encoding zf-HC2 domain-containing protein, giving the protein MQHLTSDLLIDYLHHELGPADDARVLAHLETCEECKHELNVEATITDRLRAVARAEELDLPLGMQSAIMARIADLRPNRWHALHKFLRPIVIVPFAAAIAAGAFFLTPVLSPPASQSAGLPVSYYLQEHDVRAQENPLGDRSAVILSSLNSTNDGVPVMQAVDASR
- a CDS encoding TIGR00282 family metallophosphoesterase; protein product: MGDVVGSPGRETLKRCLPSTREQHQIHCCIANGENAAGGFGLTVPTAQEMFSVGVDVITSGNHIWDKREFRSHLEDSDRIIRPANYPPGTPGRGSTTIDVDGVRVGVLNLMGRVFMPTVDDPFRVGRELVDELREATPIIIVDMHAEATSEKMAIARFFDGQVSFVYGTHTHVQTADDQVFSGGTAYLSDVGMTGPTEGVIGMEAAGVIDRFTTAFSERFNVEKGGLKQFCAAVVAIDRTSGKALDIKRIFLRGIA